The following are encoded in a window of Oryza glaberrima plastid, complete genome genomic DNA:
- the ycf3 gene encoding photosystem I assembly protein Ycf3, whose product MPRSRINGNFIDKTFSIVANILLRIIPTTSGEKRAFTYYRDGMLAQSEGNYAEALQNYYEATRLEIDPYDRSYILYNIGLIHTSNGEHTKALEYYFRALERNPFLPQAFNNMAVICHYGEQAILQGDSEIAEAWFDQAAEYWKQAIALTPGNYIEAQNWLKITKRFEFE is encoded by the exons ATGCCTAGATCCCGTATAAATGGAAATTTCATTGATAAGACCTTCTCAATTGTAGCCAATATTTTATTGCGAATAATTCCGACAACCTCCGGGGAAAAAAGGGCATTTACTTATTATAGAGATG GGATGTTGGCTCAATCCGAAGGAAATTATGCGGAAGCTTTGCAAAATTATTATGAAGCTACGCGACTAGAAATTGATCCCTATGATCGAAGTTATATACTCTATAACATAGGCCTTATACACACAAGCAATGGAGAGCATACAAAGGCTTTGGAATATTATTTCCGGGCACTAGAACGAAACCCCTTCTTACCACAAGCTTTTAATAATATGGCCGTGATCTGTCATTAC GGAGAACAGGCCATTCTACAGGGTGATTCAGAAATTGCAGAAGCTTGGTTTGATCAAGCTGCTGAGTATTGGAAACAAGCTATAGCGCTTACTCCGGGAAATTATATTGAAGCACAGAACTGGTTGAAGATTACGAAGCGCTTTGAATTTGAATAA
- the rps4 gene encoding ribosomal protein S4 encodes MSRYRGPRFKKIRRLGALPGLTRKTPKSGSNLKKKFHSGKKEQYRIRLQEKQKLRFHYGLTERQLLRYVHIAGKAKSSTGQVLLQLLEMRLDNILFRLGMASTIPEARQLVNHRHILVNGRIVDIPSFRCKPRDIITTKDNQRSKRLVQNSIASSDPGKLPKHLTIDTLQYKGLVKKILDRKWVGLKINELLVVEYYSRQT; translated from the coding sequence ATGTCCCGTTATCGAGGACCTCGTTTTAAAAAAATACGCCGTCTGGGAGCTTTACCAGGACTCACTAGAAAAACACCTAAATCCGGAAGTAATCTGAAAAAGAAATTCCATTCTGGGAAAAAAGAACAATATCGTATTCGTCTTCAAGAAAAACAGAAATTGCGTTTTCATTATGGTCTGACAGAACGACAATTACTTAGATATGTACATATCGCTGGAAAAGCAAAAAGTTCAACAGGTCAGGTTTTACTACAATTACTTGAAATGCGTTTGGATAATATCCTTTTTCGATTAGGTATGGCTTCAACCATTCCCGAGGCCCGGCAATTAGTTAACCATAGACATATTTTAGTTAATGGTCGTATAGTCGATATACCAAGTTTTCGTTGCAAACCCCGAGATATTATTACTACGAAGGATAACCAAAGATCAAAACGTCTGGTTCAAAATTCTATTGCTTCATCCGACCCGGGGAAATTGCCAAAGCATTTGACGATTGACACATTGCAATATAAAGGACTAGTAAAAAAAATCCTGGATAGGAAGTGGGTCGGTCTCAAAATAAATGAGTTGTTAGTTGTAGAATATTACTCTCGTCAAACTTGA